In Desulfosediminicola ganghwensis, a single window of DNA contains:
- a CDS encoding BTAD domain-containing putative transcriptional regulator: MDTRDIPRPFAIPSNKFYPPHIDESQSLLRTGLLNSKLPHKIRNKKAIIIEAQAGQGKTTLVSQFINHHNIDFIWYQIGPEDSDPVLLLSSLLANFNQKFTDFHSPQLTTILRDGVVGPLDLKKCANILLGDLNIYLQQDMFIVFDDLHLLTGSILTNNLLEYMIDTSPPRLHFILISRHPLEMKCKTFRDSSKISYLSTSDLALDNREIEDLFTNVFERDITRQDAIDIHRMTNGWIMGIVLASHPMSGRNHFWQNSTNDSVIAPDSDQGHMLDYFQDEIFDKIPEELHTPFFRLSFISEIPVQLATILTGIEDFGNILSEMARENFFVYRLDDNKSVFRFHHFFQEFLQLQGTALFSNTEIQSIHTREAEYYLELDMVEKALACYRKAEDYLTMDRILQTRGMELVSKNRTFTIFALLNSIPKETLFEYNWLTFFAGLMQNDYSPQTTLPYYERAIELFMESRDPIGEILCLSQMIYFHFVITGKYNVGSRLLPNTAHLLKAHEQSLPDTVKILAARNLACGHCFFDSQMDKARNYIHMANTLSKRYDSRNFQASARFTKGYIELLCGNRAKFLREAEKCYSLSNDPLVGMSNKLTIHVMYLCYLSMVGDFLNFKIAQEAIQKSIDRTIVDQTVAAPYIYVWGAACYISMGQTDTSMELLNKGFGITSTASSHHMHSQLLQWLAYGHALQGSNEEAVHFIEESITLRSDTGGVFYELFNNIMAGAIYARTGQGDKAAALLDDGVARTQLIPSTFLHICALFQRSYCKLVYVDTESALDDLEAGLSLMKSNGYTHFWGWEPVMMTKLLTLAVQFDIERSFAQMLCQERLKMHLGENGEPTPLLNFSLLDSFQISLGTTIISHSKDLTPSQRELLGLLITAKGQRISQERIQLELWPDNTPENARKSFDTLLTRLRKELSKNEILQVRDYIHMQKGILCLSNYQMDSLQFTDAARRGIVHAKNSDWWQAGNAFQHALYHWKGSLPEDSFKSEQVLTYNDQLANTLIEFTTTWARHMAETGRTDEAIALIERVLQTNKLEEELVTLLYALHSKNNSPIKAKETLERYKVALKKVEYSQREIDEYIEVILATAKETVFEQSSSSY, translated from the coding sequence ATGGACACACGCGATATCCCCAGACCCTTTGCCATTCCATCAAATAAATTCTACCCTCCCCATATTGACGAATCTCAATCCCTGCTCCGCACCGGCCTGCTGAACTCTAAACTTCCGCATAAAATCCGGAACAAAAAAGCAATCATCATAGAAGCCCAGGCTGGCCAGGGAAAAACGACCCTCGTCTCGCAATTCATCAATCATCACAATATTGATTTTATCTGGTACCAGATCGGCCCTGAAGATTCCGACCCGGTATTGCTGCTCTCATCGCTACTGGCAAATTTCAATCAGAAATTTACCGATTTTCACTCCCCGCAACTCACCACCATACTCCGGGACGGAGTCGTCGGTCCCCTCGACCTGAAAAAATGTGCCAACATCCTGCTTGGTGATCTGAACATCTACCTCCAGCAGGATATGTTCATTGTTTTTGATGATCTACATTTACTCACCGGCAGCATACTCACCAACAATCTGCTTGAGTATATGATCGACACATCTCCGCCGCGACTCCATTTTATACTCATCTCAAGGCACCCTCTCGAGATGAAATGTAAAACCTTCCGGGACAGCAGTAAAATCAGCTATCTGAGCACCAGTGATCTCGCACTCGACAATAGAGAAATCGAAGACCTTTTCACCAATGTTTTCGAAAGAGATATCACCCGCCAGGACGCGATTGATATCCACCGCATGACTAACGGCTGGATAATGGGCATCGTACTCGCCAGCCACCCGATGAGCGGCCGCAATCACTTTTGGCAAAACTCCACCAATGACTCTGTCATTGCCCCGGATTCAGACCAGGGACACATGCTTGATTATTTCCAGGATGAAATTTTCGACAAGATCCCGGAGGAGTTACACACTCCGTTCTTCCGTCTATCATTCATCAGTGAAATTCCCGTTCAACTCGCTACGATCCTTACCGGTATCGAAGACTTTGGAAACATCCTCTCAGAAATGGCCAGAGAGAATTTTTTCGTCTACAGACTTGATGACAACAAATCTGTATTCAGGTTCCATCACTTTTTTCAGGAATTCCTCCAATTGCAGGGTACAGCTCTGTTCAGCAACACCGAAATCCAGTCGATCCATACCAGGGAAGCCGAGTACTATCTGGAACTGGACATGGTTGAAAAAGCCCTTGCCTGCTACCGGAAAGCTGAGGACTACCTGACTATGGACCGTATCCTGCAAACCAGAGGTATGGAACTTGTATCCAAAAACCGGACATTTACCATTTTTGCCCTGTTAAATTCGATCCCAAAAGAGACTCTTTTTGAATATAACTGGCTGACCTTTTTTGCCGGATTGATGCAAAACGATTATTCGCCCCAGACAACCCTGCCATATTACGAACGGGCTATCGAGCTGTTTATGGAAAGCCGTGATCCCATAGGTGAAATTTTGTGTCTGTCCCAGATGATTTATTTCCATTTCGTCATCACCGGCAAATACAATGTAGGCTCACGACTGCTCCCCAACACTGCTCACCTTTTAAAGGCACACGAACAATCCCTCCCGGACACGGTAAAAATTCTTGCTGCCCGTAATCTTGCCTGCGGTCACTGCTTCTTTGATAGCCAAATGGATAAAGCCAGAAATTATATCCATATGGCCAACACCCTCTCCAAACGTTATGACAGTAGAAATTTCCAAGCCTCCGCCCGTTTTACCAAGGGATATATTGAATTACTCTGTGGCAATAGGGCAAAATTTCTGCGTGAGGCTGAAAAATGCTACTCCCTGTCAAACGACCCGTTAGTTGGGATGTCAAACAAACTGACCATTCACGTGATGTACCTCTGTTACCTCTCCATGGTCGGTGATTTCCTCAACTTTAAAATCGCACAGGAAGCAATTCAGAAAAGCATTGACCGGACAATCGTCGACCAGACTGTGGCTGCGCCATATATTTATGTATGGGGAGCCGCCTGCTACATCTCCATGGGCCAGACCGATACCTCAATGGAGCTTTTGAACAAGGGATTCGGTATCACTTCAACAGCCTCCAGTCATCACATGCACAGTCAATTGTTACAGTGGCTTGCTTATGGACATGCGCTACAGGGGAGCAATGAAGAGGCCGTACATTTCATAGAAGAATCTATTACTCTTCGATCAGACACAGGCGGAGTCTTTTATGAACTGTTCAATAATATTATGGCAGGCGCCATCTATGCCCGCACTGGGCAGGGCGATAAGGCCGCAGCGCTATTAGACGACGGTGTCGCCAGAACACAGCTTATTCCGTCTACCTTCCTGCATATCTGTGCACTCTTTCAGCGCAGTTACTGCAAGCTGGTCTACGTCGATACTGAAAGCGCCCTCGATGATCTCGAAGCTGGATTGTCTCTTATGAAAAGCAACGGCTACACCCATTTCTGGGGGTGGGAGCCTGTTATGATGACTAAGCTGCTGACACTGGCCGTCCAGTTTGATATCGAGAGAAGCTTCGCACAGATGCTCTGCCAGGAACGATTAAAAATGCATCTTGGAGAAAATGGCGAACCCACTCCCCTGCTCAACTTTTCCCTCCTCGACAGCTTCCAGATAAGTCTTGGCACAACCATTATTAGCCATTCTAAAGATCTCACCCCATCCCAGCGTGAGCTTCTAGGCCTGTTGATAACTGCCAAAGGTCAGAGAATAAGCCAGGAGAGAATCCAGCTTGAACTATGGCCGGACAACACTCCGGAAAATGCCCGCAAGAGTTTTGACACCCTGCTTACCCGACTGAGAAAGGAGCTCTCTAAAAATGAAATACTTCAGGTTCGGGATTACATCCACATGCAGAAAGGAATTCTCTGTCTGAGCAACTATCAGATGGATTCCCTGCAATTTACCGATGCGGCCCGCAGAGGAATTGTTCACGCCAAAAATAGCGACTGGTGGCAGGCTGGCAACGCCTTCCAGCACGCACTCTACCACTGGAAAGGTTCTTTGCCTGAAGATAGTTTCAAGAGTGAACAGGTCCTGACCTACAATGATCAACTCGCCAATACCCTTATCGAATTTACGACGACCTGGGCACGTCATATGGCAGAAACCGGCCGCACCGATGAAGCTATAGCCCTTATCGAAAGAGTGCTGCAAACCAACAAGCTTGAAGAAGAGCTAGTCACTCTGCTCTATGCACTACACTCTAAAAACAACAGCCCGATCAAAGCTAAAGAGACATTGGAACGATATAAAGTGGCATTGAAAAAAGTTGAATATTCACAACGGGAGATCGATGAGTACATAGAGGTAATCCTCGCCACAGCAAAGGAGACGGTATTCGAGCAATCCAGTTCTTCCTACTAG
- a CDS encoding endonuclease III domain-containing protein, giving the protein MRAKSFLEVYDRLYQHYGPQKNWWPGETEFEILVGAVLVQNTNWTNVAKAMDNLRDAGLLSFAAMHATPADELAELIRPSGYYNVKAKRLHNLLKMISGCYGGDLDALLAGSTEDARSNLLTVKGVGPETADVILLYCGNHPVFVVDNYTHRVFSRHGLVAEECDYNELQEEFTSRLEPDPQLYGEYHALIVMVGKDYCKKSSPLCEMCPLAGIEEGGAGV; this is encoded by the coding sequence ATGCGGGCCAAATCATTTTTAGAAGTTTACGATCGTCTCTATCAGCATTATGGCCCGCAAAAAAACTGGTGGCCGGGTGAAACGGAGTTTGAAATCCTTGTCGGTGCGGTTTTGGTCCAGAATACTAATTGGACGAATGTAGCCAAGGCAATGGATAATCTCCGGGACGCAGGTCTGCTTTCATTTGCGGCAATGCATGCTACCCCGGCTGATGAGTTGGCCGAACTCATCAGGCCATCAGGCTATTATAATGTGAAAGCGAAGCGCCTCCATAATCTACTGAAGATGATCTCAGGATGCTATGGGGGCGATCTGGACGCATTGCTTGCCGGCAGCACTGAGGATGCCAGGTCAAATCTGCTGACGGTAAAGGGGGTAGGACCTGAGACTGCAGATGTAATACTGCTGTATTGCGGAAACCATCCGGTCTTTGTGGTCGACAACTATACCCATCGGGTTTTTTCCAGACACGGGCTGGTAGCTGAAGAGTGTGATTACAACGAATTGCAGGAAGAATTCACCAGCAGGCTGGAGCCGGACCCGCAACTTTATGGTGAGTATCACGCCCTGATCGTTATGGTCGGCAAGGACTATTGCAAAAAGAGTTCACCACTGTGTGAGATGTGCCCTCTTGCCGGAATAGAAGAGGGGGGGGCAGGAGTATAG
- a CDS encoding 6-phosphofructokinase — MKKIVISTGGGDAPGLNAVIFAVVHSCYKRGWDVYGSRDGYGGFLDIDKMIRLTPKDVSEIYAMGGTILGSANKGHPFARPVENLAGEIQIVDVSDKILRNFHRMGFDCHIAIGGDGSLEIAHRFALKGMPVIGIPKTIDNDLEETDRTFGFDTAVSTATEALDKLHSTAKSHNRVMVVEVMGRDSGWIALYSGISGGADAILIPEIPFDMDYVCEKITDNELYGKHYSIVVVAEGAVTKSGESFNKGVGELGREEVVLGGVGEYVADQIRRRTDKDTRSLVLGHLQRGGSPTTFDRLLALRFGAAAVRIVEEGKFGQMVAFVHSTMKGVPLEDAIRSRKKVNLDSDKILTADDIGICLGDSPENWPVIKK, encoded by the coding sequence ATGAAAAAAATAGTCATTTCAACAGGGGGAGGCGATGCCCCAGGTCTGAATGCGGTGATATTTGCGGTTGTACACTCATGTTACAAACGAGGCTGGGACGTCTATGGCAGCCGGGATGGGTACGGCGGTTTTCTGGATATAGACAAGATGATCAGGCTCACCCCTAAGGATGTATCCGAGATTTACGCCATGGGAGGCACGATTCTCGGGTCTGCCAATAAGGGTCATCCATTTGCACGACCTGTGGAGAATCTTGCCGGTGAGATCCAGATTGTTGATGTTTCTGATAAGATACTTCGAAATTTCCATCGAATGGGGTTTGACTGTCATATCGCCATTGGAGGAGATGGTAGCCTTGAAATAGCTCACAGGTTCGCCCTGAAGGGGATGCCGGTGATCGGAATTCCGAAAACAATCGACAATGATCTGGAAGAGACGGATCGAACATTCGGTTTTGATACCGCTGTATCAACGGCAACTGAAGCTCTTGATAAATTGCACTCCACAGCAAAATCGCATAATCGGGTTATGGTTGTAGAGGTTATGGGACGGGATTCGGGCTGGATTGCACTCTATTCGGGGATTTCTGGTGGAGCTGATGCCATTTTGATTCCCGAGATCCCCTTTGATATGGACTATGTGTGCGAGAAGATTACGGATAATGAGTTGTATGGCAAGCATTATTCAATAGTTGTGGTTGCCGAGGGGGCGGTGACGAAGTCTGGTGAATCTTTTAATAAAGGCGTAGGCGAACTTGGCCGTGAAGAGGTGGTGCTTGGTGGGGTAGGGGAGTATGTTGCCGATCAGATCCGCCGGCGAACAGACAAAGATACCAGATCGCTGGTGCTAGGTCATTTGCAGCGAGGCGGTTCACCTACCACGTTTGACAGACTGTTGGCACTTCGTTTTGGAGCTGCAGCGGTGCGCATAGTTGAAGAGGGTAAATTTGGGCAGATGGTGGCTTTTGTGCACTCCACAATGAAAGGCGTACCCCTGGAAGATGCGATCCGTTCAAGAAAGAAGGTAAATCTTGATTCAGACAAAATATTAACGGCTGATGATATAGGGATTTGCCTTGGTGATTCCCCTGAAAATTGGCCTGTCATAAAGAAATAA
- a CDS encoding IscA/HesB family protein, producing MSDFSVTDLAVEKLKEYMEQNNIDSALRVALMQGGUAGPSLGLALDEPKDNDKVYENDTLKFLVEESLLTTCGSITVDFIDAGPRSGFGITSSNPIGGGGCSSGDCSSGSCG from the coding sequence ATGTCTGATTTCAGTGTAACAGACTTAGCTGTAGAAAAACTAAAAGAATACATGGAGCAGAACAATATCGATTCTGCTCTGCGTGTCGCCCTCATGCAGGGTGGCTGAGCTGGACCCTCTCTGGGCTTGGCTCTGGATGAGCCAAAAGATAACGACAAAGTATACGAGAACGACACCCTGAAGTTTCTGGTTGAAGAGAGCCTGCTGACTACTTGTGGTTCTATCACCGTAGACTTCATCGACGCTGGACCTCGTTCCGGTTTCGGTATCACCTCCTCCAACCCAATTGGCGGCGGTGGCTGTAGCTCTGGAGACTGTTCTTCAGGCAGCTGCGGCTGA
- the clpB gene encoding ATP-dependent chaperone ClpB — translation MQFDKFTLKSQEAIQAAQQLARDNGQQEIRPAHVARVILEQKGGVVSSILKKMGVDPSQVLADCISQIEAIPKVSGTGAGQIYLSNNLQKVLDSAFKIAGSMQDEFVSQEHIFLAIIRNDSDDFAKSLKNRGVTENKFLEALQSIRGDHRVTDPYPEEKYQALEKYGINLTNQAKLGKLDPVIGRDNEIRRIVQVLSRRTKNNPVLIGEPGVGKTAIVEGLAQRIVNGDIPATLKDKQVVTLDLGAMVAGAKYRGEFEDRLKAVLQEVQKKAGAIILFIDEIHTLVGAGAAEGSMDASNMLKPALARGELHCVGATTLDEYRKYIEKDSALERRFQPVIVQEPTVEDTIAILRGIKDKYEVHHGVRIQDSATVAAVTLSNRYITDRFLPDKAIDLIDEAASQLRIEIDSMPTEIDELERKRIKLEIEQEALKKEDDKVSIDRLGEIREKLANLTEQLNGMRGQWSLEKETIQKIRDIKGKIDELHVEEQQAERRGDLSTVAEIRYGRIVQLEKDLENANDQLRSIQSEHMMLKEEVSAEDIATVIAKWTGIPTDKLLEGEKEKLLHAEEELARRVIGQQDAIRAVSNAVRRARAGLQDPDRPLGSFIFLGPTGVGKTELARSLANFLFDSQQAMIRIDMSEFMEKHSVARLIGAPPGYVGYDEGGYLTESVRRRPYSVILLDEIEKAHPDVFNVLLQVLDDGRMTDGKGRTVDFKNTILIMTSNLGSQLIMSMKQENKDEKEIANQIETILQSQFKPEFLNRIDETIIFHSLDRENMVQIVDIQLQRLIHRLKEKNISLKIRHSAKEFLVAHGYNPAFGARPLKRSIQRYLEDPLAMELLEGRFSEGDHIFVESSGNELRFTKASQ, via the coding sequence ATGCAATTTGACAAATTCACATTAAAATCGCAGGAAGCTATCCAGGCTGCACAACAGCTTGCGAGGGATAACGGACAACAGGAGATTCGGCCAGCCCATGTGGCACGGGTGATTCTGGAACAAAAGGGAGGTGTGGTCTCTTCGATTCTGAAAAAAATGGGTGTCGATCCTTCACAGGTTCTTGCTGACTGCATTTCTCAGATTGAAGCCATCCCGAAGGTGAGCGGCACCGGCGCCGGACAGATATACCTCTCCAATAATCTCCAGAAAGTTCTCGACTCCGCTTTCAAGATTGCCGGGTCTATGCAGGACGAATTTGTGAGCCAGGAGCATATCTTCCTGGCTATTATCAGGAATGACTCAGACGATTTTGCTAAATCATTGAAAAACAGAGGGGTTACTGAAAACAAATTCCTGGAAGCATTGCAGTCAATCAGAGGTGATCACAGGGTAACAGACCCCTATCCTGAAGAAAAGTATCAGGCTCTCGAGAAATACGGTATCAACCTCACCAATCAAGCCAAACTCGGTAAACTCGATCCGGTTATCGGACGTGACAATGAAATACGGAGAATCGTCCAGGTACTCTCCAGAAGGACGAAGAATAACCCGGTACTGATCGGTGAACCGGGAGTCGGCAAGACTGCCATTGTCGAGGGACTCGCACAAAGAATAGTTAACGGTGATATTCCCGCTACGCTTAAAGACAAGCAGGTCGTAACTCTCGATCTTGGCGCGATGGTTGCCGGGGCGAAGTACCGCGGCGAATTTGAAGATCGACTGAAAGCAGTCCTGCAAGAGGTTCAGAAAAAAGCTGGGGCTATCATCCTCTTTATTGATGAAATCCATACACTGGTCGGTGCCGGAGCGGCCGAGGGCTCAATGGATGCCTCAAACATGCTCAAACCAGCGCTTGCAAGGGGTGAGCTCCATTGCGTCGGTGCAACTACACTGGATGAATACCGCAAATACATAGAAAAAGACAGCGCCCTGGAAAGACGCTTTCAACCGGTGATAGTTCAGGAGCCAACAGTCGAAGATACCATAGCTATCCTGCGGGGCATAAAAGATAAGTACGAAGTACACCACGGTGTACGAATACAGGATTCTGCCACTGTAGCTGCGGTAACCCTTTCAAACAGATATATAACCGACCGCTTCCTGCCCGACAAGGCGATAGACCTCATCGATGAAGCAGCCTCCCAGCTTCGAATAGAGATCGACTCCATGCCAACAGAGATCGATGAACTTGAAAGAAAACGTATCAAACTGGAAATAGAACAGGAGGCCCTTAAAAAAGAAGATGACAAGGTCTCAATTGACAGGCTTGGAGAGATCCGTGAAAAGCTCGCCAATCTTACCGAGCAACTCAACGGCATGCGGGGTCAATGGTCCCTCGAAAAAGAGACTATTCAGAAAATACGCGATATAAAAGGAAAGATCGATGAGCTTCATGTGGAAGAACAGCAGGCCGAGAGGAGAGGAGATCTCAGCACCGTCGCTGAAATCCGCTACGGCAGGATAGTACAGCTCGAAAAGGACCTCGAAAACGCCAATGACCAGCTGCGCTCAATTCAGTCGGAACATATGATGCTGAAAGAAGAGGTGAGTGCCGAGGATATCGCAACCGTCATAGCCAAATGGACAGGCATCCCGACAGATAAGCTGCTTGAGGGGGAAAAAGAAAAACTTCTCCATGCAGAAGAAGAGCTTGCCAGGCGCGTTATTGGTCAACAAGACGCAATTCGTGCAGTCTCCAACGCAGTACGGAGAGCCCGTGCAGGACTCCAGGATCCGGACAGGCCGCTTGGCTCGTTCATTTTCCTGGGACCAACCGGTGTCGGCAAAACTGAACTCGCACGCTCATTGGCTAATTTTCTTTTTGACAGCCAGCAGGCTATGATCCGCATCGACATGAGTGAATTCATGGAAAAGCACTCGGTAGCCAGGCTTATCGGAGCACCTCCAGGCTATGTGGGTTACGACGAAGGAGGGTATCTCACGGAATCTGTCAGAAGACGCCCCTACTCCGTTATCCTGCTCGACGAAATCGAAAAAGCACACCCGGATGTCTTTAATGTGCTTCTGCAGGTACTGGATGACGGCAGAATGACAGACGGCAAAGGGCGAACGGTCGACTTTAAAAACACCATACTCATTATGACTTCCAACCTGGGAAGCCAGTTAATAATGAGTATGAAGCAAGAGAATAAGGATGAAAAAGAGATAGCGAACCAGATCGAGACAATCCTGCAAAGCCAGTTCAAACCTGAATTCTTAAACAGAATAGACGAAACAATAATCTTTCACAGCCTGGACAGAGAAAACATGGTGCAGATCGTTGACATTCAGCTCCAGCGCCTGATACACAGGTTAAAGGAAAAAAACATATCCCTGAAGATACGGCACAGCGCCAAAGAGTTTCTCGTCGCCCACGGTTACAATCCCGCCTTTGGAGCACGACCGCTCAAAAGATCAATTCAGCGCTACCTTGAGGATCCTCTTGCGATGGAACTCCTGGAAGGACGTTTTTCGGAAGGAGACCATATCTTTGTCGAATCGAGCGGAAACGAGTTAAGATTTACAAAGGCATCTCAATAG